Proteins encoded together in one Nitratidesulfovibrio sp. window:
- a CDS encoding sigma-54 dependent transcriptional regulator has translation MSIATILIVDDDAAHRSMLRTMLRGWGYATEEADDGESAVEKVRQRAWDAVLMDVRMARMDGIAALHHILDWNPATPVLIMTAFSSVDTAVEALRTGAYDYLTKPLDFDVLRHTLARALDHTRLASENRELRERLSSQGGQGAPGAPHGIIGRSAPVHELVEMIATVAPSEATVLITGESGTGKELVARALHTASHRASRPLVTVNCAALTETLLESELFGHERGAFTGADRRREGRFVQADGGTLFLDEIGEMPLTLQAKLLRALQQGEVQRVGSDTPLTVDVRVIAATNRDLREEAAAGRFREDLYYRLNVIAVHVPALRERAGDVPLLAAFFLGRYTEKNRKHLKGFTPQAMDLLLRHDWPGNVRELENAIERAVILATGDYVTERELPLHLGSGGGGSGASGGNGGSAGGAAGGAAGAGYFPPEGDGLAPYAGLSLEDLERRAIIATLRETGDNKSEAARRLGITRATLHNKLKKYDLE, from the coding sequence ATGAGCATCGCCACCATCCTCATCGTTGACGACGACGCGGCGCACCGTTCCATGCTGCGCACCATGCTGCGCGGCTGGGGCTACGCCACCGAAGAAGCCGACGACGGCGAATCCGCCGTGGAAAAGGTGCGCCAGCGCGCCTGGGACGCCGTGCTCATGGACGTGCGCATGGCCCGCATGGATGGCATAGCGGCGCTGCACCACATCCTGGACTGGAACCCGGCCACGCCGGTGCTGATCATGACCGCGTTCTCCTCGGTGGATACCGCCGTGGAGGCGCTGCGCACCGGGGCCTACGACTACCTGACCAAGCCGCTGGACTTCGATGTGCTGCGCCACACCCTCGCGCGCGCCCTGGACCACACCCGGCTGGCCAGCGAAAACCGCGAACTGCGCGAGCGCCTGTCGTCACAGGGGGGGCAGGGGGCGCCGGGCGCACCGCACGGCATCATCGGCCGCAGCGCGCCCGTGCACGAACTGGTGGAGATGATCGCCACGGTGGCCCCCTCCGAGGCCACGGTGCTCATCACCGGCGAATCGGGCACCGGCAAGGAACTGGTGGCCCGCGCCCTGCACACGGCCAGTCACCGGGCCAGCCGCCCGCTGGTGACCGTGAACTGCGCCGCGTTGACCGAAACCCTGCTGGAATCGGAACTGTTCGGGCACGAGCGCGGGGCCTTCACCGGGGCCGACCGGCGGCGCGAGGGGCGCTTCGTGCAGGCCGACGGCGGCACGCTGTTTCTGGACGAGATAGGCGAGATGCCCCTGACGTTGCAGGCAAAACTGCTGCGCGCCCTGCAACAGGGCGAAGTGCAGCGGGTGGGCAGCGACACTCCGCTCACCGTGGACGTGCGGGTCATCGCCGCCACCAACCGCGACCTGCGCGAAGAGGCGGCGGCGGGGCGGTTCCGCGAAGACCTGTACTACCGGCTCAACGTCATCGCCGTGCACGTGCCCGCCCTGCGCGAGCGCGCGGGCGACGTGCCCCTGCTGGCCGCGTTCTTCCTGGGGCGGTATACCGAAAAGAACCGCAAACACCTCAAGGGGTTCACTCCGCAGGCCATGGACCTTCTGCTGCGCCACGACTGGCCGGGCAACGTGCGCGAACTGGAAAACGCCATTGAGCGCGCCGTGATCCTGGCCACCGGCGACTACGTGACCGAGCGCGAACTGCCGCTGCATCTGGGGAGTGGGGGCGGGGGGAGCGGAGCGTCTGGCGGCAATGGCGGCAGCGCTGGCGGTGCGGCGGGCGGCGCGGCGGGCGCGGGATACTTCCCGCCCGAGGGCGACGGGCTGGCTCCCTACGCCGGGCTGTCGCTGGAGGACCTGGAGCGCCGGGCCATCATCGCCACCCTGCGCGAAACCGGCGACAACAAGAGCGAGGCCGCGCGCCGTCTGGGCATCACCCGCGCCACCCTGCACAACAAGTTGAAGAAGTACGATCTGGAGTAG